A region of Jannaschia sp. W003 DNA encodes the following proteins:
- a CDS encoding DUF1643 domain-containing protein: protein MIRREHTKGDAPSHAVYSADERYRYDLVRVWDEAGPRANFLMLNPSTATEARNDPTVERCERRARALGFGAFRVTNIFALRATDPRRMRADPEPVGRPENDRAILEAARWADAVVCAWGTHGAHLDRGAEVEAMLRGAGHRLLCLGLSKAGHPKHPLYIPYAEQPQPWEPPCP from the coding sequence ATGATCCGCCGCGAGCACACGAAGGGCGACGCGCCATCCCACGCCGTCTACTCCGCCGACGAGCGCTACCGCTACGACCTCGTCCGTGTCTGGGACGAGGCCGGCCCGCGCGCGAACTTCCTCATGCTCAACCCCTCCACGGCCACCGAGGCGCGCAACGATCCCACCGTGGAACGCTGCGAGCGCCGGGCCCGCGCGCTCGGCTTCGGCGCCTTCCGCGTCACCAACATCTTCGCGCTGCGCGCCACCGACCCGCGCCGCATGCGCGCCGACCCCGAGCCGGTGGGCCGCCCCGAGAACGACCGCGCCATCCTGGAGGCGGCGCGATGGGCCGACGCCGTGGTCTGCGCCTGGGGCACCCACGGCGCGCACCTGGACCGCGGCGCCGAGGTCGAGGCGATGCTGCGGGGCGCGGGCCACCGGCTCCTGTGCCTCGGGCTGTCGAAGGCGGGCCACCCGAAGCATCCGCTCTACATCCCCTACGCCGAGCAACCCCAGCCCTGGGAGCCGCCATGCCCCTGA
- a CDS encoding DUF3035 domain-containing protein translates to MRLAALPLLALLAACAREEPRLLNLSKADRTPDEFSIVPSRPLEQPPTYAALPAPLPGGPSRADPAPEAAAVAALGGRPGAGAGADPALAARVFRYGVGENIRGVLAAEDLAFRRRNDPLLLERLFNVNVYYDAYRPLSLDQHRELERLRALGVRTVAAPPDPR, encoded by the coding sequence ATGCGCCTCGCCGCCCTTCCGCTGCTCGCCCTGCTCGCCGCCTGCGCCCGCGAGGAGCCGCGCCTCCTGAACCTCAGCAAGGCCGACCGCACCCCCGACGAGTTCTCGATCGTGCCCTCGCGCCCCCTCGAGCAGCCGCCCACCTACGCGGCCCTGCCCGCGCCGCTGCCCGGCGGCCCCTCGCGCGCCGATCCCGCGCCCGAGGCGGCGGCCGTGGCCGCGCTCGGCGGGCGCCCCGGCGCGGGCGCGGGCGCCGACCCGGCGCTGGCTGCCCGCGTGTTCCGCTACGGCGTGGGCGAGAACATCCGCGGCGTGCTCGCCGCCGAGGACCTCGCGTTCCGCCGCCGCAACGACCCGCTGCTGCTGGAGCGGCTGTTCAACGTGAACGTCTACTACGACGCCTACCGCCCGCTCTCGCTCGACCAGCACCGCGAGCTGGAACGCCTGCGCGCGCTGGGCGTGCGCACCGTGGCCGCGCCGCCCGACCCGCGCTGA
- a CDS encoding heparinase II/III family protein: MSSFRNRIATRLRVWRAAPPRGAQGLVWHPEPRAEGSERAGHRMLGGVWHLAGHLVEGAPDPWAIRPPSVPFALQLHGMGWLDDVMAVGGREATARARGWTLAWVDRFGRGAGPGWAPATTGRRLVRMIVHAPALLRGMERPERFRDSLYRQAQVLAGTWGRAPAGLPRAEALLGLLMAGLALEGMERLGDVATDALARTADADVGADGGIPSRNPEALLEVAMLLGWAAASLDSAGRPVPPLLREAVARIVPTLRALRHSDGGLARFHGGGAGRAGRLDRVLGESGVRGRPSTGLAMGFVPVAHGRTTLVVDAEAPPEGAASGSAHASTLAFELCSATTPVVVNCGPGGPFGPEWHRAGRATASHSTLGLDGHSSSRIGAPVAAGPGLRIAPLAEGPETVQWQRTEGRRASTLILSHDGWRPTHGLTHLRRLVLSTDGRRLEGEDALRAVSGPDKERLEDAIAAHGPVRFTVAFHLHPDAEVETGLGGRAATIALPTGEIWVLRPGGGVPLEIRPSVFLDPGRLRPTPSRQVVLTDSVMSYAATVDWTLVRTQEPDAASRRT; this comes from the coding sequence ATGAGCAGCTTCCGCAACCGGATCGCGACCCGCCTCAGGGTGTGGCGCGCCGCGCCCCCGCGCGGGGCGCAGGGGCTCGTGTGGCACCCCGAGCCGCGCGCCGAGGGCTCGGAGCGCGCGGGCCACCGGATGCTGGGCGGCGTGTGGCACCTCGCCGGCCATCTGGTCGAGGGCGCCCCGGATCCCTGGGCGATCCGCCCGCCCTCCGTGCCCTTCGCGCTGCAGCTCCACGGCATGGGCTGGCTCGACGACGTGATGGCGGTGGGCGGGCGCGAGGCCACCGCGCGGGCGCGCGGCTGGACGCTCGCCTGGGTCGACCGCTTCGGGCGCGGCGCCGGCCCCGGCTGGGCGCCCGCCACCACCGGGCGGCGGCTGGTGCGCATGATCGTCCACGCCCCCGCGCTCCTGCGCGGCATGGAGCGGCCCGAGCGGTTCCGCGACAGCCTCTACCGCCAGGCGCAGGTGCTGGCGGGAACCTGGGGCCGCGCGCCCGCGGGCCTGCCCCGCGCCGAGGCGCTGCTTGGCCTCCTGATGGCGGGCCTGGCGCTCGAGGGCATGGAGCGGCTCGGCGACGTCGCCACCGACGCGCTGGCCCGCACCGCGGACGCGGACGTCGGCGCCGACGGCGGCATCCCCTCGCGCAACCCCGAGGCGCTGCTGGAAGTGGCGATGCTGCTCGGCTGGGCCGCCGCCTCGCTGGACAGCGCCGGGCGCCCGGTGCCGCCCCTCCTGCGCGAGGCGGTGGCGCGGATCGTGCCGACCTTGCGTGCCCTGCGCCACAGCGACGGCGGCCTGGCCCGGTTCCACGGCGGCGGCGCGGGCCGGGCCGGGCGCCTCGACCGGGTGCTGGGCGAGAGCGGCGTGCGGGGGCGCCCCTCCACCGGCCTCGCCATGGGCTTCGTGCCGGTCGCCCACGGGCGCACCACGCTGGTGGTGGACGCCGAGGCCCCGCCCGAGGGGGCGGCGTCCGGCTCGGCCCATGCGTCCACCCTGGCCTTCGAGTTGTGCTCGGCCACCACGCCGGTCGTCGTGAACTGCGGCCCCGGCGGCCCGTTCGGCCCCGAGTGGCACCGCGCCGGGCGCGCCACCGCCTCGCACTCCACGCTGGGCCTCGACGGCCATTCCTCGTCCCGGATCGGCGCGCCCGTGGCCGCCGGCCCCGGGCTGCGGATCGCCCCCCTCGCCGAGGGCCCCGAGACGGTGCAGTGGCAGCGCACCGAGGGCCGCCGCGCCTCCACGCTGATCCTGTCCCACGACGGCTGGCGCCCCACGCACGGCCTGACCCACCTGCGCCGGCTGGTGCTGTCCACAGACGGACGGCGGCTCGAGGGCGAGGACGCCCTGCGCGCCGTGTCGGGCCCCGACAAGGAGCGGCTGGAGGACGCGATCGCGGCTCACGGCCCCGTGCGCTTCACGGTCGCCTTCCACCTGCATCCCGACGCCGAGGTCGAGACCGGGCTGGGCGGGCGCGCGGCCACGATCGCGCTGCCCACCGGCGAGATCTGGGTGCTGCGCCCCGGCGGCGGCGTCCCGCTGGAGATCCGGCCTTCCGTCTTCCTCGATCCCGGGCGCCTGCGGCCCACGCCGTCGCGGCAGGTGGTTTTAACCGACAGCGTCATGTCCTATGCGGCCACCGTCGACTGGACCCTCGTCCGCACCCAGGAGCCCGACGCGGCTTCGAGACGGACCTGA
- the lspA gene encoding signal peptidase II: MGKLAATALAAFGIDQLSKLFVVHLLNLREVGAMDVAPPWLRFRMGWNEGINFGLMSGAGAKWALIALALAICGAVLWWSRGFRHPLAFVSAGLVVGGALANVLDRLLYGAVADFLNMSVPGIHNPFAFNFADVFIFAGAFGLVLFADKAGDGAADAR, translated from the coding sequence GTGGGAAAGCTCGCCGCCACCGCCCTCGCCGCCTTCGGGATCGACCAGCTCTCGAAGCTGTTCGTGGTGCACCTGCTGAACCTGCGCGAGGTCGGCGCCATGGACGTGGCCCCGCCCTGGCTGCGCTTCCGCATGGGCTGGAACGAGGGCATCAACTTCGGCCTCATGTCGGGCGCCGGCGCGAAGTGGGCGCTGATCGCCCTCGCCCTCGCCATCTGCGGCGCGGTGCTGTGGTGGTCGCGCGGCTTCCGCCATCCGCTGGCCTTCGTGTCCGCCGGCCTCGTGGTGGGGGGCGCGTTGGCCAACGTGCTCGACCGGCTGCTCTACGGCGCGGTGGCCGACTTCCTCAACATGTCGGTGCCGGGCATCCACAACCCCTTCGCCTTCAACTTCGCCGACGTGTTCATCTTCGCGGGCGCCTTCGGGCTGGTGCTGTTCGCCGACAAGGCGGGTGACGGCGCCGCCGATGCGCGCTAG
- a CDS encoding M16 family metallopeptidase, whose amino-acid sequence MAAATFAAAPAFAQDAAAAAPAGDDTVTTFTLPNGLDAIVIEDHRAPVAVHMMWYDVGAADEPPGKSGIAHFLEHLMFKGTDDLEPGEFSRVVEAQGGSDNAFTSQDYTGYFQRVAADRLGLMMRMEADRMRDLVLDDKDMLTERDVVLEERAQRTDSEPGALFSEQRNAAQYLNHPYGVPIIGWRHEVSELTLADALAFYRRYYAPNNATLIVAGDVDPAEVRALAEEHYGPLEPTEGLEPRARPSEPPQIAPRRLVFEDERVSNPYVIRTYLAPERDPGAQEEAAALTVLARVLGGSSQTSLMGRVLEQDEKTALYTSAFYSGTSLDQTTFGVVVMPVPGRSLAEAEADMDRMIARLLEEGVDEAQLERIKTQLRAAEIYGRDSLQGRARTYGVGITSGLTVEDVQAWPAILDAVTGEDVVAAARALFDADASVTGYLQAPSETATDTLEAVPEEPAVTPADAPTAPTDPEDDA is encoded by the coding sequence CTGGCCGCCGCGACCTTCGCCGCCGCGCCCGCCTTCGCGCAGGACGCCGCCGCCGCCGCGCCCGCCGGCGACGACACGGTCACCACCTTCACGCTTCCCAACGGCCTCGACGCCATCGTCATCGAGGACCACCGCGCGCCCGTGGCCGTCCACATGATGTGGTACGACGTGGGCGCCGCCGACGAGCCGCCGGGCAAGTCCGGCATCGCCCACTTCCTGGAACACCTGATGTTCAAGGGCACCGACGACCTGGAGCCCGGCGAGTTCTCCCGCGTGGTCGAGGCCCAGGGCGGCTCCGACAACGCGTTCACCAGCCAGGACTACACCGGCTACTTCCAGCGCGTCGCCGCCGACCGCCTCGGCCTCATGATGCGGATGGAGGCCGACCGCATGCGCGACCTCGTGCTCGACGACAAGGACATGCTGACCGAGCGCGACGTGGTGCTGGAGGAGCGCGCGCAGCGCACCGACAGCGAGCCGGGCGCCCTGTTCTCGGAGCAGCGGAACGCCGCGCAGTACCTCAACCACCCCTACGGCGTGCCGATCATCGGCTGGCGCCACGAGGTCTCGGAGCTGACCCTCGCGGATGCCCTCGCCTTCTACCGCCGCTACTACGCGCCCAACAACGCCACGCTGATCGTGGCCGGCGACGTGGACCCCGCCGAGGTGCGCGCCCTGGCCGAGGAGCACTACGGCCCGCTGGAGCCCACGGAAGGCCTCGAGCCCCGCGCGCGCCCCTCGGAGCCGCCGCAGATCGCGCCGCGCCGCCTCGTGTTCGAGGACGAGCGCGTCTCGAACCCTTACGTGATCCGCACCTACCTCGCCCCCGAGCGTGACCCAGGCGCGCAGGAGGAGGCGGCGGCTCTCACGGTGCTCGCCCGCGTGCTGGGCGGCTCGTCGCAGACCTCGCTGATGGGCCGCGTGCTGGAGCAGGACGAGAAGACCGCACTCTACACCTCGGCCTTCTACTCGGGCACCTCGCTCGACCAGACGACCTTCGGCGTCGTCGTGATGCCGGTCCCTGGCCGCTCGCTGGCCGAGGCCGAGGCCGACATGGACCGCATGATCGCGCGGCTCTTGGAGGAGGGCGTCGACGAGGCGCAGCTCGAGCGCATCAAGACCCAGCTCCGCGCCGCCGAGATCTACGGCCGCGACAGCCTCCAGGGCCGCGCACGCACCTACGGCGTGGGCATCACGTCCGGCCTCACGGTCGAGGACGTGCAGGCGTGGCCCGCGATCCTCGACGCGGTGACCGGCGAGGACGTGGTGGCCGCCGCACGCGCGCTGTTCGACGCGGACGCCTCCGTGACGGGCTACCTGCAGGCCCCCTCCGAGACCGCCACGGACACCCTCGAGGCCGTCCCCGAGGAGCCTGCCGTCACGCCCGCCGACGCCCCAACCGCCCCGACCGATCCCGAGGACGACGCATGA
- a CDS encoding pitrilysin family protein, giving the protein MSLSLRALAFAAATLLPAAAHAAVEIQEVVSPGGITAWLVEEHSIPFTAFDIRFEGGASLDAPGKRGAVNLMAATLEEGAGERDARAFAEAAEDLAARFSFEATNDAVAVEASILTENRAEAVALLREALVAPRFDAEAVDRVREQVLASIDRAESDPQEIASTTLAALAFPDHPYGSPLDGTRETVSSLAPDDLRAAHAAALTLDRVHVGVTGDITAEELGPLLDELLGDLPATGGPEVADADYALGGGVTVVAHPSPQSVVLFGHESLRRDDPDFFAAYVLNHVLGGAGFNSLLMDEVRVKRGLTYGIGSYLVPREHAAQHLGQFSSSNAKAAEAVRIVREEWAEMAEAGADPKALEAAKTYLTGAYPLRFDGNGTIAGILSGMQLQDLPIDYIATRNARIEAVTPEDVARVAARIMDADDLHFVVVGQPEGLETGALPG; this is encoded by the coding sequence ATGAGCCTTTCCCTCCGCGCCCTGGCCTTCGCCGCCGCCACCCTCCTGCCCGCCGCCGCCCACGCGGCGGTGGAGATCCAGGAGGTCGTCTCGCCCGGCGGCATCACCGCCTGGCTGGTGGAGGAGCACTCGATCCCCTTCACCGCCTTCGACATCCGCTTCGAGGGCGGCGCCTCGCTGGATGCGCCGGGCAAGCGCGGTGCCGTGAACCTCATGGCCGCGACGCTCGAGGAGGGCGCGGGCGAGCGGGACGCGCGCGCCTTCGCCGAGGCCGCCGAGGACCTCGCGGCCCGCTTCTCGTTCGAGGCGACCAACGACGCCGTCGCCGTGGAGGCCTCGATCCTCACCGAGAACCGCGCGGAGGCCGTCGCCCTCCTGCGCGAGGCGCTGGTCGCCCCGCGCTTCGACGCCGAGGCCGTGGACCGCGTGCGCGAGCAGGTGCTCGCCTCGATCGACCGCGCCGAGTCCGACCCCCAGGAGATCGCCTCCACCACGCTCGCCGCGCTGGCCTTCCCGGACCACCCCTACGGCTCGCCCCTCGACGGCACCCGCGAGACCGTCTCCTCGCTCGCCCCGGACGACCTGCGCGCGGCCCATGCCGCCGCCCTGACGCTGGACCGCGTCCACGTCGGCGTGACCGGCGACATCACCGCCGAGGAGCTGGGCCCCCTCCTCGACGAGCTCTTGGGCGACCTGCCCGCCACCGGCGGCCCCGAGGTCGCCGACGCGGACTACGCGCTCGGGGGCGGCGTGACCGTGGTGGCCCATCCCTCGCCCCAGTCCGTTGTGCTGTTCGGCCACGAGAGCCTTCGCCGCGACGACCCCGACTTCTTCGCCGCCTACGTGCTGAACCACGTGCTCGGCGGCGCGGGCTTCAACTCCTTGCTCATGGACGAGGTGCGCGTGAAGCGCGGGCTGACCTACGGCATCGGCAGCTACCTCGTGCCGCGCGAGCACGCGGCCCAGCATCTGGGACAGTTCTCGTCGTCGAACGCCAAGGCCGCCGAGGCGGTGCGCATCGTGCGCGAGGAATGGGCCGAGATGGCGGAAGCTGGCGCCGACCCCAAGGCGCTGGAGGCGGCCAAGACGTACCTCACGGGCGCCTACCCGCTGCGCTTCGACGGCAACGGCACGATCGCCGGCATCCTGTCGGGCATGCAGCTCCAGGATCTGCCGATCGACTACATCGCCACCCGCAACGCGCGCATCGAGGCGGTGACGCCCGAGGACGTGGCCCGCGTGGCCGCGCGCATCATGGACGCGGACGACCTGCACTTCGTCGTCGTGGGCCAGCCCGAGGGGCTGGAGACCGGCGCCCTGCCGGGCTGA
- the purH gene encoding bifunctional phosphoribosylaminoimidazolecarboxamide formyltransferase/IMP cyclohydrolase, with amino-acid sequence MTATPVPLRRALLSVSDKTGLEDLGRALAARGVELVSTGGTARALRDAGLQVRDVSELTGFPEMMDGRVKTLHPMVHGGLLALRDAHAADMEAHGIAPIDLLVVNLYPFEVTVARGAGEDEAVENIDIGGPAMIRAAAKNHPWVCTLTDAEDYAALLSELEANDGATTLAFRRRCAAVAYGRTAAYDAAVATWMARWEETPPRRVAAAGTLAQSLRYGENPHQSAAFYRDGSARPGVGSATQHQGKALSYNNLNDTDAAFELVAEFDPATPAVAIIKHANPCGVATGGSFTEAYARAFDCDRTSAFGGIVALNGPLDGPTAEAIAGIFTEVVIAPEATDEARAVFAAKKNLRLLTTGALPDPRAPRRAMRQIAGGWLVQDHDAAMIAESDLRVVTKRAPSEAQMRDLLFAWRVAKHVKSNAIVYARDGATVGVGAGQMSRLDSSRIAARKAEDMAEALGLPHSAAQGSVVASDAFFPFADGLLAAAEAGARAVIQPGGSMRDDEVVAAADEAGLAMVFTGQRHFRH; translated from the coding sequence ATGACCGCCACCCCCGTCCCCCTCCGCCGCGCGCTCCTGTCCGTGAGCGACAAGACCGGCCTCGAAGATCTGGGCCGCGCGCTGGCCGCCCGCGGCGTGGAGCTGGTCAGCACCGGCGGCACGGCGCGCGCCCTGCGGGACGCCGGCCTCCAGGTGCGCGACGTGAGCGAGCTGACGGGCTTTCCCGAGATGATGGACGGTCGGGTCAAGACGCTGCACCCGATGGTGCACGGCGGCCTGCTGGCCCTGCGCGACGCCCACGCCGCCGACATGGAGGCCCACGGGATCGCGCCGATCGACCTGCTGGTGGTGAACCTCTACCCGTTCGAGGTGACGGTCGCGCGGGGGGCTGGTGAGGACGAGGCCGTCGAGAACATCGACATCGGCGGTCCCGCCATGATCCGCGCGGCGGCCAAGAACCACCCCTGGGTCTGCACCCTCACGGACGCCGAGGACTACGCCGCCCTGCTCTCGGAGCTCGAGGCCAACGACGGCGCCACCACGCTCGCCTTCCGCCGCCGCTGCGCCGCCGTGGCCTACGGGCGCACCGCCGCCTACGACGCCGCCGTCGCCACCTGGATGGCCCGCTGGGAGGAGACGCCGCCCCGCCGCGTCGCCGCCGCCGGCACCCTGGCCCAATCCCTGCGCTACGGCGAGAACCCGCACCAGTCGGCGGCCTTCTACCGCGACGGCTCGGCTCGGCCCGGCGTCGGCTCGGCCACGCAGCACCAGGGCAAGGCGCTGAGCTACAACAACCTGAACGACACGGATGCGGCCTTCGAGCTGGTGGCCGAGTTCGACCCCGCCACGCCCGCCGTCGCCATCATCAAGCACGCCAACCCCTGCGGCGTGGCCACGGGCGGCAGCTTCACCGAGGCCTACGCGCGCGCCTTCGACTGCGACCGCACCTCGGCCTTCGGCGGCATCGTCGCCCTGAACGGCCCGCTGGACGGCCCCACGGCCGAGGCCATCGCCGGCATCTTCACCGAGGTGGTGATCGCCCCCGAGGCCACCGACGAGGCCCGCGCCGTGTTCGCGGCGAAGAAGAACCTGCGCCTCCTGACCACCGGCGCCCTGCCCGACCCGCGCGCCCCGCGCCGCGCCATGCGGCAGATCGCCGGCGGCTGGCTGGTGCAGGACCATGATGCCGCGATGATCGCGGAATCCGACCTGCGGGTGGTCACCAAGCGCGCGCCCTCGGAGGCGCAGATGCGCGACCTCCTGTTCGCCTGGCGCGTCGCCAAGCACGTGAAGTCCAACGCCATCGTCTACGCCCGCGACGGCGCCACCGTGGGCGTGGGCGCGGGCCAGATGAGCCGCCTCGACAGCTCCCGCATCGCCGCCCGCAAGGCCGAGGACATGGCCGAGGCGCTGGGCCTGCCGCACTCGGCGGCGCAGGGCTCGGTAGTCGCCTCGGACGCCTTCTTCCCCTTCGCCGACGGCCTGCTCGCCGCCGCCGAGGCCGGCGCGCGCGCCGTGATCCAGCCGGGCGGCTCGATGCGCGACGACGAGGTGGTCGCCGCCGCCGACGAGGCCGGGCTGGCGATGGTGTTCACCGGCCAGCGGCACTTCCGGCACTGA
- the truB gene encoding tRNA pseudouridine(55) synthase TruB codes for MARRRKGRAVHGWLVVDKPAGITSSAVVGKVRWALDAAKAGHAGTLDPDATGVLAVALGEATKTVPYVTDGAKGYRFRVAWGAETSTDDAAGEVLRTSPERPSAEAVEAALEAFRGDIMQVPPQVSAVKVGGARAYDLAREGETLELAARPLHVAQLEIVACDADGAELEMTCGRGGYVRSIARDLGRALGCLGHAAWLRRTWSGPFRAEDGVALDTVEAEARTPALEARLLPLETALRGLPELPLAPGAAVRLANGNPGDVLAGAEPGAEAWASEGGEAVAIGRYLGGQLHPSRVFRR; via the coding sequence GTGGCGCGGCGGCGCAAGGGGCGCGCGGTGCACGGCTGGCTGGTCGTGGACAAGCCCGCCGGGATCACCTCGTCGGCCGTGGTCGGCAAGGTCCGCTGGGCGCTCGATGCGGCGAAGGCGGGCCATGCAGGCACGCTGGACCCCGATGCGACGGGCGTGCTGGCGGTGGCGCTGGGCGAGGCGACCAAGACCGTGCCGTACGTGACGGATGGGGCGAAGGGCTACCGCTTCCGCGTCGCGTGGGGCGCGGAGACGTCCACGGATGATGCCGCGGGCGAGGTGCTGCGCACGTCGCCCGAACGCCCCTCCGCGGAGGCGGTCGAGGCGGCGCTGGAGGCCTTCCGGGGCGACATCATGCAGGTGCCGCCGCAGGTCTCGGCGGTGAAGGTGGGCGGGGCGCGGGCCTACGACCTGGCCCGCGAGGGCGAGACGCTGGAGCTGGCCGCCCGCCCCCTGCACGTGGCGCAACTCGAGATCGTCGCCTGCGACGCGGACGGCGCGGAGCTGGAGATGACCTGCGGCCGCGGCGGCTACGTCCGCAGCATCGCCCGCGACCTCGGCCGCGCGCTGGGCTGCCTCGGTCACGCGGCCTGGCTGCGGCGCACGTGGTCGGGGCCGTTCCGCGCCGAGGACGGCGTCGCGCTGGACACGGTCGAGGCCGAGGCGCGCACGCCCGCGCTGGAGGCCCGGCTCCTGCCGCTGGAGACGGCGCTGCGCGGCCTGCCCGAGCTGCCCCTCGCGCCCGGCGCGGCGGTGCGCCTCGCGAACGGCAACCCCGGCGACGTCCTCGCGGGCGCCGAGCCGGGCGCCGAGGCCTGGGCGTCGGAGGGCGGCGAGGCGGTGGCCATCGGGCGCTACCTCGGCGGGCAGCTCCATCCGAGCCGCGTGTTCCGGCGGTAG
- a CDS encoding phosphodiester glycosidase family protein, giving the protein MIRALLVLLSLAAPGHVAAQGADLCRSVEHRGQAFTVCSVDLDRYRADLHLRDAEGRILGSFAAMEAAHGPALVAMNAGMYHRDRSPVGLYREEGRDVAPLVTSAGPGNFGMLPNGVLCLGDGEARVVESRRYAEESLACRDATQSGPMLLIDGEVHPRFIEDSPYRNVRNGAGASPDGRTLHLVISDGAVTFHEIATLFRDELGVRDALYLDGKISRLHAGGRSDVGWPMGPMIAVRAR; this is encoded by the coding sequence GTGATCCGCGCCCTCCTCGTCCTCCTGAGCCTCGCCGCGCCCGGCCACGTCGCCGCCCAGGGCGCCGACCTGTGCCGGAGCGTCGAGCACCGGGGCCAGGCCTTCACGGTCTGCTCGGTGGACCTGGACCGATACCGCGCCGACCTGCACCTGCGCGACGCCGAGGGCCGCATCCTCGGCAGCTTCGCCGCGATGGAGGCCGCCCACGGCCCCGCGCTCGTGGCCATGAACGCGGGCATGTACCACCGCGATCGCAGCCCCGTGGGCCTCTACCGCGAGGAGGGGCGCGACGTCGCCCCCCTCGTCACCTCCGCCGGTCCCGGCAACTTCGGGATGCTGCCCAACGGCGTGCTGTGCCTCGGCGACGGCGAGGCCCGCGTGGTCGAGAGCCGCCGCTACGCCGAGGAATCCCTGGCCTGCCGCGACGCCACCCAGTCGGGGCCGATGCTGCTGATCGATGGCGAGGTGCATCCGAGGTTCATCGAGGACAGCCCCTACCGCAACGTCCGCAACGGTGCCGGTGCCTCGCCCGATGGGCGCACGCTGCATCTCGTGATCTCGGACGGAGCGGTGACCTTCCACGAGATCGCCACCCTCTTCCGCGACGAGCTGGGCGTGCGCGACGCGCTCTACCTCGACGGCAAGATCTCGCGGCTCCACGCCGGCGGGCGCTCCGACGTGGGCTGGCCCATGGGGCCGATGATCGCCGTGCGGGCGCGGTAG
- a CDS encoding alpha/beta hydrolase — protein sequence MPLTAHRIETEPGVHVAAYEAGDGPPLVLLHGYPQSHRCWLPALPMLAAQHRCILVDLRGYGASDAPEDDAGHTVYSKRRMAGDLAAVLRYLDIKRADVAGHDRGARLAYRFALDHPAMVRRLAVLDVLPTVEFWDLWAAELAMKAYHWTFLAQPSPMPERMIAGAPELYLDHTLRSWTLDQDLRPFAPDALEAYRAQMADPARVAAMCADYRAGFHTDRMIDAADRERGRRIEAPTLFLWGERGFPASQPDPLSIWNRWTVELAGREMPSGHFAPEEAPAAVAAALLAHFAQG from the coding sequence ATGCCCCTGACCGCCCACCGCATCGAGACCGAGCCCGGCGTCCACGTCGCCGCCTACGAGGCGGGGGACGGGCCGCCGCTGGTGCTGCTCCACGGCTATCCCCAGAGCCACCGCTGCTGGCTGCCCGCGCTGCCGATGCTGGCCGCGCAGCACCGCTGCATCCTCGTGGACCTGCGCGGCTACGGCGCCAGCGACGCGCCCGAGGACGACGCGGGCCACACCGTCTACTCGAAGCGCCGCATGGCCGGCGATCTCGCCGCCGTGCTGCGGTATCTGGATATCAAGCGCGCCGACGTGGCGGGCCACGACCGGGGCGCGCGACTGGCCTACCGCTTCGCACTCGACCACCCCGCGATGGTGCGGCGCCTCGCCGTGCTCGACGTGCTGCCCACGGTGGAGTTCTGGGACCTCTGGGCCGCCGAGCTGGCCATGAAGGCCTACCACTGGACCTTCCTCGCCCAGCCGAGCCCCATGCCCGAGCGCATGATCGCCGGGGCGCCGGAACTCTACCTCGACCACACCCTCCGGTCCTGGACGCTGGACCAAGATCTGCGACCCTTCGCCCCCGACGCGCTGGAGGCGTACCGCGCGCAGATGGCCGACCCGGCGCGCGTGGCGGCGATGTGCGCCGACTACCGCGCGGGCTTCCACACCGACCGCATGATCGACGCAGCCGACCGCGAGCGGGGCCGGCGCATCGAGGCCCCCACCCTGTTCCTGTGGGGCGAGCGCGGCTTTCCCGCCTCGCAGCCCGATCCGCTGTCGATCTGGAACCGCTGGACCGTGGAGCTCGCGGGGCGGGAGATGCCCTCGGGCCACTTCGCGCCCGAGGAGGCGCCGGCGGCCGTGGCGGCGGCGCTCCTAGCCCATTTCGCGCAGGGGTGA